In Xylanibacter ruminicola 23, a single genomic region encodes these proteins:
- a CDS encoding GumC family protein, whose translation MIDESKLIDEGQDLTDLQDEQSMFSFQNLFAMLVLNWQWFLLSMFICVCGALIYLRYATKNYQVSAKMLIKDDDSRRRSSANQMLANMQDFGFMSNSAGIENEVEILQSRVLARDAVMDLKLYTQYYKAGHLSKVLVYNTQPVSVDIDSVSLAQWDKGLLEGAKSIQLSITRHDDGYEVQGGTFYQGKPTGKFSQQFAKLPATLRTDYGVLAFTQSGKEPMENGDRYVVNILPPMVVATGYAKAITVAPTSKLTSIAELTLTDQNTRRGLAYLRQLAVCYNRQANVDKNEIAMKTEEFINARLQKIDAELGTTESALENYKKRNAVTQLNMDATQSLNQSSQYEAKLTEANAQLHLMDYLREYVDNPANQYKIIPSNVGMQDNASTSLIASFNQAVQERNRLLKTVSEQAPQVQTLTATLDDLQTSIRTALLQARRSVDIQRQSLQRQLAKYEGRIGNTPEQERVLTQIGRQQEVKSGLYLLLLQKREENSISLAATADKGKLIDEPLSEGQVSPKKAIILLAALVAGMGVPFVVLYLIQLLSFRIEGHDELARLTKLPIVADVPVASDSVKTAAGIVVQANKNNQIDEIFRSMRTNIQFMMKENDQVILFTSSTSGEGKTFLAANLAVSFALLGKKVVLCGLDIRKPALGRLFGVKDRTVGVSQLLVKDAVTLADLRSTICPSGVNENLDLLLAGPTPPNPTELLARQNMHDIIELLKQQYDYVIMDTAPVGLVSDTLQVARYSNVNCYVCRADYTPKSNIGLLNTLVAEEKLTNTCVILNGVDMSKKKYGYYYGYGKYGKYGRYGYGRYGYGKYGNYGYGNYGSYGNYAESHYSNKNDDSIKQ comes from the coding sequence ATGATTGACGAATCAAAATTGATCGACGAAGGTCAGGATTTGACCGATCTTCAGGACGAACAGTCTATGTTTTCTTTCCAGAACCTTTTTGCGATGCTGGTGCTCAACTGGCAGTGGTTCCTGCTGTCAATGTTCATCTGCGTGTGCGGCGCACTCATCTACCTGCGCTATGCCACCAAGAACTACCAGGTATCGGCCAAGATGCTGATTAAGGACGATGATAGTCGTCGCCGCAGTTCGGCCAACCAGATGCTGGCCAACATGCAGGACTTCGGATTTATGAGTAATTCGGCTGGTATCGAGAACGAGGTTGAGATTCTCCAGTCGCGTGTATTGGCTCGCGATGCCGTGATGGATCTCAAGCTCTATACCCAGTATTACAAGGCCGGCCATCTCTCAAAGGTGCTGGTTTACAACACCCAGCCCGTGAGTGTTGATATCGATTCTGTGTCGCTGGCACAGTGGGATAAGGGCCTGCTCGAAGGTGCCAAATCCATCCAGCTCTCCATCACTCGTCATGATGATGGCTACGAGGTGCAGGGTGGAACCTTCTATCAGGGCAAACCTACAGGCAAATTCTCACAGCAGTTTGCCAAGCTGCCTGCCACCCTCCGTACCGACTATGGTGTGTTGGCCTTTACCCAGAGCGGTAAAGAGCCTATGGAGAATGGCGACCGCTATGTGGTAAATATCCTGCCCCCGATGGTTGTAGCCACCGGCTATGCCAAGGCCATCACTGTGGCACCCACCTCAAAGCTCACCTCGATTGCCGAGCTCACACTCACCGATCAGAATACCCGTCGTGGTTTGGCCTACCTGCGCCAGTTGGCAGTGTGCTATAACCGCCAGGCCAATGTGGATAAGAACGAGATTGCGATGAAGACCGAGGAGTTTATCAATGCCCGTTTGCAGAAGATTGATGCCGAACTGGGTACCACCGAGAGTGCCCTCGAGAACTATAAGAAGCGCAATGCGGTAACCCAGCTGAATATGGATGCCACCCAGAGTCTGAATCAGAGCTCGCAGTACGAGGCCAAGCTTACCGAGGCCAATGCCCAGCTGCACCTGATGGACTACCTGCGCGAGTATGTCGATAATCCCGCTAATCAGTATAAGATTATCCCCTCAAACGTAGGTATGCAGGATAATGCCTCTACCTCGCTGATTGCCTCGTTCAACCAGGCTGTACAGGAGCGTAACCGCTTGCTCAAAACCGTTAGCGAACAGGCACCCCAGGTACAGACACTCACAGCTACACTCGACGATCTCCAGACCTCTATCCGTACTGCCCTGTTGCAGGCACGCCGCTCGGTTGATATCCAGCGCCAAAGTCTGCAGCGCCAGTTGGCCAAGTACGAGGGTCGTATCGGTAATACCCCCGAACAGGAGCGTGTACTTACCCAGATTGGTCGCCAGCAGGAGGTAAAATCAGGCCTGTATCTGTTGCTGTTGCAGAAGCGCGAGGAGAACTCTATCTCACTGGCAGCCACTGCCGATAAGGGAAAACTCATCGATGAGCCTCTGTCCGAGGGTCAGGTTAGTCCTAAAAAGGCCATCATCCTGCTTGCTGCCCTGGTAGCCGGTATGGGTGTACCTTTCGTTGTGCTCTACCTCATCCAGCTGCTCAGCTTCCGTATCGAGGGTCACGACGAACTTGCACGCCTCACTAAGCTGCCTATCGTAGCCGATGTGCCCGTGGCCAGCGACTCGGTAAAGACCGCTGCCGGCATTGTGGTACAGGCCAATAAGAACAATCAGATTGACGAGATATTCCGCTCGATGCGTACCAATATCCAGTTTATGATGAAGGAGAACGATCAGGTGATTCTCTTCACCTCCAGCACATCAGGTGAGGGTAAAACCTTCCTCGCTGCCAACCTGGCGGTATCGTTCGCCCTGCTGGGTAAAAAGGTAGTGCTTTGCGGTCTCGATATCCGTAAGCCAGCCCTGGGCCGCCTGTTCGGTGTAAAGGACCGTACCGTTGGTGTCAGTCAGCTGCTGGTTAAGGATGCCGTTACGCTCGCCGATCTGCGCAGTACCATCTGCCCATCAGGTGTTAACGAGAACCTCGATCTGCTCCTGGCTGGTCCTACACCTCCAAACCCCACCGAGCTGTTGGCCCGTCAGAATATGCACGACATCATCGAGCTGCTCAAACAGCAGTACGACTATGTGATTATGGATACCGCTCCAGTTGGTTTGGTTTCCGATACCCTGCAGGTTGCCCGTTACAGTAATGTGAACTGTTATGTTTGCCGTGCCGACTACACCCCGAAGAGCAATATCGGTTTGCTGAATACCTTGGTAGCCGAAGAGAAACTCACCAACACCTGTGTGATTCTGAATGGTGTGGATATGTCGAAGAAGAAGTACGGCTACTACTATGGCTATGGCAAGTACGGTAAGTACGGCCGCTACGGTTACGGTCGCTATGGCTACGGCAAGTACGGTAACTACGGTTACGGCAACTACGGCTCATACGGCAACTACGCCGAATCTCATTATTCTAATAAGAACGACGATTCAATTAAACAATAA
- a CDS encoding DNA-binding protein: protein MVRYILQQIKITGNKCFGKWFAKNVVEETIDLDALAEHMSHHNSPYSKGVIKGLLTDMIGCIKELLLEGKNVKIDDLAIFSLGIKNKEMAEKEEDFTVSKNISGVKLKARATGDLMSKSLNLEATLKKATFINGKLATEPSNGGGGNTSGGGSNTPSGGGNTGGGGNHEPVGD from the coding sequence ATGGTACGTTACATTTTGCAGCAAATCAAAATCACCGGCAACAAGTGTTTTGGTAAGTGGTTCGCCAAGAACGTGGTTGAAGAGACTATCGACCTGGATGCTTTGGCCGAACACATGAGTCATCACAATTCGCCTTACTCGAAGGGCGTTATCAAGGGTCTGCTCACCGACATGATTGGTTGTATCAAAGAGCTCCTGCTGGAGGGTAAGAACGTGAAGATCGACGACCTGGCCATTTTCTCGCTTGGTATCAAGAACAAGGAGATGGCGGAGAAGGAAGAGGACTTCACTGTATCTAAGAACATCAGCGGTGTGAAGTTGAAGGCCCGTGCCACTGGCGACCTGATGAGTAAGAGTCTTAACCTGGAGGCTACCCTGAAGAAGGCTACCTTTATCAATGGCAAGCTGGCTACTGAGCCAAGTAATGGCGGCGGTGGTAATACCAGTGGCGGAGGTTCTAATACGCCAAGCGGCGGTGGTAACACCGGTGGTGGCGGTAACCATGAGCCTGTCGGTGACTAA
- a CDS encoding FimB/Mfa2 family fimbrial subunit, with amino-acid sequence MRRLILPFYLILLIITSCEHPLIPEQDVIGGDADGNLVVSVFQIEQQSFATPFTRTSITDYCQRLNFAVYDTAGKLIKQVNQKTGDASYGTVAFRIDPGTYQVVVVGHSSSGNPTMTNPQKIRFDNKDGYSDTFLHNAIIQVTDDKETTIDADLHRIVSLCRVVFTDAIPEGVTQMRFQYKGGSGAFDAATGLGSVNSTQKETFAVEPGQQSCSFDLYTFLHDTEGTLHLQVTAYNDNETIVKDREFDVPLKQRMITKLTGPYFSGSDGSTITIIIGINAEWEGEQTIEFQ; translated from the coding sequence ATGAGGCGATTAATTCTTCCATTTTACCTTATCTTATTAATCATTACATCTTGCGAGCATCCGCTCATCCCTGAACAAGACGTTATAGGTGGCGACGCCGATGGCAATCTGGTAGTATCAGTATTCCAGATCGAGCAACAGTCGTTTGCAACACCATTCACGCGCACATCTATTACCGACTACTGTCAGCGACTCAATTTCGCTGTCTACGATACGGCGGGCAAGCTCATTAAGCAAGTCAACCAAAAAACAGGCGATGCCAGTTATGGCACGGTAGCCTTCCGGATAGATCCAGGTACCTATCAGGTAGTGGTAGTGGGTCACAGCAGTAGTGGCAATCCCACCATGACCAATCCTCAGAAGATTCGGTTTGACAACAAGGATGGCTATTCCGACACCTTTCTGCATAATGCCATTATCCAGGTAACCGACGACAAGGAAACCACTATCGATGCCGATTTGCACCGTATCGTGTCGCTCTGCCGGGTAGTGTTTACCGATGCCATCCCCGAGGGAGTCACGCAGATGCGGTTCCAGTATAAAGGTGGCTCGGGTGCATTTGATGCTGCTACAGGCTTAGGCTCTGTTAACAGCACCCAGAAGGAGACCTTCGCAGTCGAACCAGGTCAACAGTCATGCAGTTTTGATCTGTACACCTTTCTTCACGACACCGAGGGTACGCTGCATCTGCAGGTTACAGCCTACAACGACAACGAGACCATCGTGAAAGATCGCGAGTTTGATGTGCCGCTCAAGCAGCGCATGATTACCAAACTCACAGGTCCGTATTTCTCGGGCTCCGATGGCTCAACCATCACCATCATCATCGGTATCAATGCCGAGTGGGAAGGTGAGCAGACCATAGAATTTCAATAA
- a CDS encoding BT0820 family HAD-type phosphatase codes for MLIAVDFDGTIVTHKYPEIGEEIPFAIDTLKMLRQDGHRIILWSVREGHLLDEAVEYCRQRGLEFYAVNRDYPEETTDNNPHFSRKLKVDVFIDDRNLGGLPDWGTIYRMIKHRHTWNDVVDELVSQSSIHHSLPPKKKHWWQF; via the coding sequence ATGCTAATCGCAGTTGATTTCGACGGTACAATTGTAACCCATAAGTACCCTGAGATAGGCGAGGAGATTCCTTTCGCCATCGATACCCTGAAAATGTTGCGCCAGGATGGTCATCGTATCATTCTGTGGTCGGTTCGTGAGGGTCATTTGCTCGATGAGGCAGTAGAATATTGTCGCCAGCGTGGCCTCGAGTTCTATGCCGTTAATCGCGACTACCCCGAAGAAACCACCGATAATAATCCCCATTTCTCGCGCAAACTCAAAGTCGACGTTTTTATCGACGATCGCAACTTAGGTGGCCTCCCCGACTGGGGCACCATCTATCGTATGATTAAGCATCGCCACACCTGGAACGATGTAGTCGATGAGTTGGTTTCACAATCTTCCATCCACCACTCCCTTCCCCCAAAAAAGAAGCACTGGTGGCAGTTTTAA
- a CDS encoding UpxY family transcription antiterminator, with amino-acid sequence MAETDNNVEKWYVLGCLSVHHEEKVRDALRKAGFRSHVPMKYEVKTVRRQEQRTMVPAITGLIFVRATEEALKEYIRHKSRESIYMRKSTFSNKQDYLTVPDYAMERFIEFTNIRQEKITYFKPEELNLKEGEKIRIKGGIYDGYEGTILRFKGKRNKHLVVQIPGVIIAAVELEPELVEPLNNPIEREIRERPSKDVDGDKKYLLELAEWLLENQADKDVPKMEFNLKLYELKRTRARLLKFKGFTPTTEAELALPMYLAALILEEDVEAYRQRLEKATERLKDTSKLKARCQKAMEIKHSCDPSVASEHSSSERLNIKD; translated from the coding sequence ATGGCAGAAACTGATAATAATGTAGAAAAATGGTATGTGCTGGGATGCTTGAGTGTACACCACGAAGAGAAAGTGAGGGATGCACTGAGAAAGGCAGGATTCCGCAGTCACGTACCTATGAAATATGAGGTAAAAACCGTGCGCCGCCAGGAGCAGCGTACGATGGTGCCTGCCATCACGGGATTGATTTTTGTGCGTGCTACCGAGGAGGCGCTGAAGGAGTATATCCGACATAAGTCGCGCGAAAGCATCTACATGCGCAAATCAACCTTCTCGAACAAGCAGGACTATCTGACGGTGCCTGATTATGCCATGGAGCGATTCATCGAATTCACCAATATCCGACAGGAAAAGATTACCTACTTTAAGCCCGAGGAGCTGAACCTGAAAGAGGGCGAGAAGATTCGTATCAAAGGTGGTATCTATGATGGTTACGAGGGAACCATCCTGCGCTTTAAAGGTAAGCGCAACAAGCACCTGGTGGTACAGATACCGGGGGTGATTATCGCCGCCGTAGAGTTGGAGCCCGAACTGGTGGAGCCCCTGAACAACCCGATAGAACGAGAGATTAGGGAGCGCCCATCGAAAGATGTGGATGGGGATAAGAAATACCTGTTGGAGCTGGCCGAGTGGCTGTTGGAGAACCAGGCGGATAAGGATGTGCCCAAGATGGAGTTCAACTTGAAACTGTATGAGTTGAAGCGCACCCGCGCGCGCCTGCTGAAGTTTAAAGGCTTTACCCCAACCACCGAAGCAGAGCTGGCCCTGCCGATGTATCTTGCAGCGCTTATCCTCGAAGAGGATGTAGAGGCCTATCGCCAGCGCCTTGAAAAGGCCACAGAGCGCCTGAAGGACACCAGCAAGCTGAAAGCGCGCTGCCAGAAGGCGATGGAGATTAAACATTCTTGCGACCCTTCGGTAGCAAGCGAGCATAGCTCGAGCGAAAGATTAAACATTAAAGATTAA
- a CDS encoding HAD family hydrolase, protein MIRAVLFDMDGVLYDSMKNHAVAWVQSMKKFGINMTADDAYATEGARGVDTIRYMVKQQQGREITEAESQLMYDEKTRIFHSMPEAPIMPGILSLMEQIHAAGITIGIVTGSGQRPLINRILRDFGKYVTIDNITTAYDVKRGKPNPDPYLMGLQKAGNLQPSEAMVVENAPLGVRAGVAAGIYTIAVNTGPLPDQVLLDSGANILFPTMQALSDSWKDLPPVKGQVPVI, encoded by the coding sequence ATGATTAGAGCAGTATTATTTGACATGGATGGCGTATTGTATGATTCGATGAAGAATCACGCAGTGGCCTGGGTCCAGTCGATGAAGAAGTTCGGAATCAATATGACAGCCGATGATGCCTACGCCACTGAGGGAGCTCGTGGCGTAGACACCATTCGCTATATGGTAAAGCAACAGCAAGGTCGCGAGATTACCGAGGCAGAATCGCAGCTGATGTACGATGAGAAGACACGTATCTTTCACTCGATGCCAGAGGCGCCGATCATGCCGGGGATTTTATCGCTCATGGAGCAGATACATGCAGCTGGTATTACCATTGGCATCGTAACAGGCTCTGGACAGCGCCCCTTGATTAATCGCATCCTGCGTGATTTTGGCAAATACGTTACCATCGATAACATCACCACAGCCTACGATGTAAAACGAGGCAAGCCCAATCCCGATCCCTATCTCATGGGATTGCAAAAGGCAGGCAATCTGCAACCGAGCGAAGCGATGGTAGTAGAAAACGCCCCCTTAGGTGTCCGCGCTGGTGTAGCTGCCGGTATTTACACCATCGCCGTCAACACCGGTCCCCTTCCCGATCAAGTCCTCCTTGATTCAGGCGCCAACATCCTTTTTCCTACTATGCAAGCCTTAAGCGATTCTTGGAAGGATCTTCCCCCTGTCAAG
- a CDS encoding FimB/Mfa2 family fimbrial subunit, giving the protein MRIKSIMLAGIILLAQSCSQKAAEENNQDEVKTPVRVHVSDFSFSNENFPDAQTRAGDDPNNYTAVKAIDIAIFAAGNKQVYAATQIKDDATTYTTFGEFECSLPIGTYTMVVVARSRSKGDEFTITSPTQAAYTSERARETFCCTQSITVTGTAPVDISPVMNRVMAQFQLLSTDQAPSAATTLRTTYGAGSKSFNPTTGLATDDKGFSVTNRVVPDDDDGTIFVYSIVFLSANEETMPVTIEALDANQSVLISKTLPKVHFKRNQITKATGAVFTPGTSNFSFLLNTDWLPDENITF; this is encoded by the coding sequence ATGAGAATTAAATCAATCATGCTGGCAGGAATAATCCTGTTGGCTCAAAGTTGTAGCCAGAAGGCTGCAGAAGAGAACAACCAAGACGAGGTGAAAACCCCAGTGCGTGTACATGTAAGTGATTTCTCATTCTCCAACGAGAATTTTCCTGATGCCCAAACGCGTGCTGGCGACGATCCAAACAACTACACGGCGGTTAAGGCTATCGATATCGCCATCTTTGCCGCCGGCAACAAGCAGGTGTATGCCGCCACTCAGATAAAGGACGATGCTACCACCTACACCACCTTTGGCGAGTTTGAGTGCAGTCTGCCCATAGGCACCTACACCATGGTAGTCGTGGCGCGCAGCAGAAGTAAAGGCGACGAGTTCACCATAACCAGTCCTACGCAGGCTGCCTATACCAGCGAACGTGCACGCGAAACATTCTGCTGCACACAGAGCATCACGGTAACTGGCACGGCACCAGTGGATATCAGTCCGGTGATGAATCGTGTGATGGCACAGTTCCAGTTGCTTTCAACCGATCAGGCACCATCAGCTGCCACCACCCTTCGCACCACCTACGGCGCAGGCAGCAAGAGCTTCAATCCTACCACCGGACTGGCCACCGACGATAAAGGCTTTTCGGTCACCAATAGGGTAGTACCCGATGACGATGATGGCACCATCTTTGTGTACAGCATTGTGTTCCTGAGTGCTAACGAAGAAACCATGCCGGTAACCATCGAGGCGCTCGATGCCAACCAGTCGGTACTCATCAGTAAAACGTTACCTAAGGTACATTTCAAGCGTAATCAAATCACCAAGGCCACCGGTGCGGTGTTCACACCAGGAACCTCCAACTTCTCGTTCCTGCTCAATACCGACTGGCTTCCCGACGAGAATATCACATTTTAA
- a CDS encoding glucose-6-phosphate isomerase, protein MEMIKLDITKAACFLKEGAVESFEPKVAEAQKALEAGTCPGNDFLGWLHLPSSITPAFLDELQACADTLRANCDAIVVAGIGGSYLGARAVIEALSNAFSWLVNDPKNPTILFAGNNIGEDYLFELTEYLKGKKFGVINISKSGTTTETALTFRLLKKQCEAQRGKEEAKKVIVAVTDAKKGAARTCADKEGYKSFIIPDNVGGRFSVLTPVGLLPIACAGFSIKDLVAGAQEMEKACAPTVPFAENPAAQYAAVRNGLYQSGKKIEIMVNFQPKLHFFSEWWKQLYGESEGKDGKGIFPASVDFTTDLHSMGQWIQEGERTIFETVISVEEPEKKLLFPNDEENLDGLNFLAGKRVDEVNKMAELGTQLAHVDGGVPNMRISVPKLNEYYIGQLIYFFEIACGISGNVLGVNPFNQPGVEAYKKNMFALLDKPGYEAESAAIKARLAK, encoded by the coding sequence ATGGAAATGATTAAGCTTGACATTACGAAGGCTGCATGCTTTTTGAAGGAAGGTGCAGTGGAGAGTTTTGAACCAAAGGTAGCTGAGGCACAGAAGGCTCTTGAGGCTGGTACCTGTCCTGGCAACGACTTCCTGGGTTGGTTGCACCTGCCCAGCAGCATTACACCAGCATTCCTGGATGAGTTGCAGGCTTGCGCTGACACCCTGCGCGCTAACTGCGACGCTATCGTAGTAGCCGGTATCGGTGGTTCGTACCTGGGTGCACGTGCTGTGATCGAGGCCCTGAGCAACGCATTCAGCTGGTTGGTTAACGATCCTAAGAACCCCACCATCCTGTTCGCAGGTAACAACATCGGTGAGGACTATCTGTTCGAACTCACAGAGTACCTGAAGGGTAAGAAGTTTGGTGTGATCAACATCTCGAAGAGTGGTACTACCACCGAGACTGCCCTCACCTTCCGTCTGCTGAAGAAGCAGTGCGAGGCCCAGCGTGGTAAGGAAGAGGCTAAGAAGGTGATCGTAGCCGTTACCGACGCCAAGAAGGGTGCTGCCCGTACCTGCGCCGACAAGGAGGGTTACAAGAGCTTTATCATCCCCGATAACGTTGGTGGTCGCTTCTCAGTACTCACTCCAGTAGGATTGCTGCCTATCGCCTGCGCTGGTTTCAGCATCAAGGATCTGGTGGCTGGTGCCCAGGAGATGGAGAAGGCTTGCGCCCCAACCGTACCATTTGCCGAGAACCCCGCAGCCCAGTATGCTGCCGTACGTAACGGTTTGTACCAGAGCGGTAAGAAGATTGAGATTATGGTGAACTTCCAGCCTAAGCTGCACTTCTTCTCTGAGTGGTGGAAGCAGCTCTACGGCGAGAGCGAGGGTAAGGACGGTAAGGGTATCTTCCCTGCCAGCGTTGACTTCACTACCGACCTGCACTCGATGGGTCAGTGGATTCAGGAAGGTGAGCGCACTATCTTCGAGACTGTTATCTCTGTAGAGGAGCCCGAGAAGAAGCTGCTGTTCCCCAACGACGAGGAGAACCTGGACGGCCTGAACTTCCTGGCTGGCAAGCGTGTGGATGAGGTGAACAAGATGGCTGAGCTGGGTACACAGCTGGCTCACGTGGATGGTGGTGTGCCCAACATGCGCATCAGCGTTCCTAAGTTGAACGAGTACTACATCGGACAACTCATCTACTTCTTCGAGATTGCCTGTGGTATCAGTGGTAATGTACTGGGTGTTAACCCATTCAACCAGCCTGGTGTAGAGGCTTACAAGAAGAACATGTTTGCCCTGCTGGATAAGCCTGGCTACGAGGCAGAGAGCGCCGCAATCAAAGCCAGACTCGCAAAATAA
- a CDS encoding N-acetylmuramoyl-L-alanine amidase has protein sequence MRSVNLIVIHCSATRCNRRFTVDMLKACHNARFGNKGIGYHYYIERDGHLYQTRDESLVGMHARHYNAHSIGICYEGGLNERGQAADTRTPEQRAALIALLRSLKEDYPQAEILGHRELEGVHKECPSFDCQEYRDYFSGSSVRGTAS, from the coding sequence ATGCGCTCAGTAAACTTGATTGTTATTCACTGCAGCGCTACCCGCTGCAACAGGCGTTTCACTGTCGATATGCTCAAGGCTTGTCATAATGCCCGGTTCGGCAACAAGGGTATTGGTTACCACTATTACATTGAGCGTGATGGGCATCTGTATCAGACGCGTGATGAAAGCCTTGTGGGCATGCATGCCAGGCATTACAATGCGCACTCGATTGGCATCTGCTATGAAGGGGGCCTTAACGAGCGTGGCCAGGCTGCTGATACTCGTACGCCGGAACAGCGTGCAGCGTTAATTGCCTTATTGAGGAGCCTCAAGGAGGATTATCCTCAGGCCGAGATTCTGGGCCATCGGGAACTCGAAGGGGTTCACAAAGAGTGTCCATCTTTTGATTGTCAGGAGTACCGAGATTACTTCTCGGGCTCTTCTGTCAGAGGGACAGCCTCTTGA
- a CDS encoding polysaccharide biosynthesis/export family protein has translation MKKFQFLNFLILSAALLLSSCGTVKNVAYLQNSDSINFDNSRFLYDARIMPKDQLTISVNTTTSEASIPFNLLLQNEYSQGRTMASGGGTLMPYLVDNEGYINYPIIGRLKVGGLTKSECEKMIAEKIRPYMAETENPIVTVRMSSYSVSVLGEVARPGSFQVSREKITILEALAQAGDLTIYGVRDKVKLIREDATGKKQIVTLNLNDANIVNSPYYYLQQNDVVYVEPNNVKAQNSKVGQTTTLWFSATSILISLTSLLYNILK, from the coding sequence ATGAAAAAATTTCAATTCTTAAATTTTTTAATTTTGTCAGCAGCTTTGCTGCTCAGTTCTTGTGGAACAGTGAAAAATGTTGCTTATTTGCAGAACAGCGACAGTATTAACTTCGATAATTCACGTTTCCTGTATGATGCTCGCATCATGCCAAAGGATCAGCTTACCATATCGGTAAATACCACTACCTCCGAGGCTTCGATACCTTTCAATCTGCTGTTACAGAACGAGTACTCGCAGGGCCGTACCATGGCAAGTGGTGGTGGTACCCTGATGCCATATCTGGTAGATAACGAGGGCTATATCAATTATCCCATTATTGGTCGCCTGAAGGTAGGTGGACTTACCAAGTCGGAGTGCGAGAAGATGATTGCCGAGAAGATTCGTCCTTATATGGCCGAGACCGAGAATCCTATTGTTACCGTACGCATGTCGAGTTATTCGGTATCAGTATTAGGCGAGGTAGCTCGTCCCGGTAGCTTCCAGGTATCACGTGAGAAGATTACCATCCTCGAGGCTTTGGCCCAGGCTGGCGACCTTACTATCTATGGTGTGCGCGATAAGGTAAAGCTTATTCGTGAGGACGCCACAGGTAAAAAGCAGATTGTAACGTTGAACCTCAACGATGCCAACATCGTTAACTCACCTTATTATTATCTGCAGCAGAACGACGTGGTGTATGTAGAGCCCAACAATGTCAAGGCCCAGAACTCAAAGGTAGGTCAAACCACCACCCTCTGGTTCTCCGCCACCAGCATCCTCATCTCCCTCACCTCGTTACTCTACAATATCCTGAAGTAA